The genomic window AATTAGAGCATTTGGAGTAAGCAATTACAATGTTGCACAAATTAAGGAAGCACAAAAAACAATTCAAGTGTCTTCAAACCAAGTCGCTTACAGCATGCTAAACCGTAAAATTGAAGAAGAACTAATTCCTTTCACCGTCGCAGAAAACATCGGAATCATTGCTTACAGTCCAATGGAAAGAGGTTTATTAACTGGAAAATATTTCACAGACGGTAAACTAAAAGAAAACGACCATAGAAACGGTTACTTCAATCAATTTGATCTTCAAAAAGTTAAAACTTTAGTTGAAGAATTAACTTCTTTAGCACATGCAAAAGAAGCAAGCTTATCTCAATTAGTTTTACGTTGGACATCTTTACAAAAAGGAATTGCAATTGTTTTAGCGGGAGCAAGAAACGCAGAACAAGCCATTTCAAATGCCAAAACAATGAATTTCGATTTATCAGCTTCAGAATTGGATTTTATTAATCAGGCAATTGCTAAAATAAAATAATTCTCTTTTTAAACACATAGAAACATAGTTTTCACTTTGTCTGCAAAGACATTTCACTTGAATTCACAAACATAATCTGCGTAGTCTTGTCATTTCGAGGAACGAGAAATCACACTAGAAACTCTGCAAACTAAGGCGCCATTCTTTGGCGAGCAACGAATGGGATTTCTCGTTCCTCAAAATGACACACTTTGAGAACTATATGTTAGAAACTAGTTTCTTTCCACTCCCTTTTACAAGAAAAAAAACCTATGTTTCTATGTGTTTAAAAACAATCTCAAAATTTAAATAATTAGAATTTGGGCGTGCCCCTCTGGGTCGGGCTTTCGGCTATATCTTTTGCTCCATTTCATTACGCAAAAGGATACCGCCTCAATCCCTCACGCATTCATTTTCATAAGAAACAATAATTTTAAAATGAAAAAAATATTTATAATCAACGGCGGGCAAAAATTCGCACATTCAGGCGGGCAATTCAATAAAACAGTTCAAGATTGGACAGTTGAATTTCTTTCAAAAAATAATAATTATGAGATAAAAACAACTCATATCGAAGACAATATCGATCTTCAGGAAGAAGTAGAGAAATTCGTTTGGGCAGATTTAATCATCTATCACACACCCGTTTGGTGGTTTCAACTGCCAAATCTTTTCAAAAAATATATCGATGATGTTTTTACACAGGGACACAACAACGGAATCTATAAAAGTGACGGAAGAAGCCGCGTAAATCCAGACATTAACTACGGAACAGGCGGACTTTTACATGGCCGTAAATACATGCTGACTACAAGCTGGAATGCTCCAAAAACAGCGTTTACATTGCCGGGAGAATTCTTCGAAGAAACTTCTGTTGATGATGGCGTAATGTTTGGCTTTCATAAAATGAATAAATTTACAGGAATGGAACGCGTAAACGGATTCCATTTTCATGATGTAGAAAAGGGCGCAACACCAGAAAATATCGTTATCTTTAAAGAAGATTACACGAAACATTTGGAAGAAACTTTTAAAAACTTATAATTATGATTTCGATTACCGCAATTTTAAAAAGTAAACCAGAGAACTTAATTCAAGTTCAAAATATGCTGACACATTTAGTAACCGAAACTAGAAAAGAAGCAGCATGTATTCGTTACGATTTACATACTTCCGACAATGTATTTATTCTTTGGGAAGAATGGAGGGATCAAATTGGTCTAGATTCACACAATGCACAGACGTATTTAATTGACTTTATTTCAAAAACCGAAAGCTTAGTCGCAAGCCCAATTCAAGTTTACAAAACCGCTCAGATTTTATAGAATGCAAAAAAGCCGTTAAAAATTTTAACGGCTTTTCTTTTAATGTCCTTTTGTTGCTGCATCAAATATTCGGCAATAGTTACCACCTCCAACTTTTGCAATTTCTTCTTCTTTATAGCCTGCGTTTAATAAAGCTTCAACAACAGTATAATAAAACCCTGCTTTTGATTCTCCCCAAGCCAGATTAGTTCTATCACTGCCCTGCTTTTTACCGCCAGGACCTTTTGGTTCATTTTCCTTTTTTGGCGGACCATCCTGACCTTGAGGCTTTTTATTGCCTTCCTGTCCCCATCCTTTATCATTGGGAGAACGATAAGCTGGAGTTAATTTAGTATCAGTTCCTATACAAACATGATCTACTCCCACAACATCAACCATCGCTTTAATATTGTCTGCAAATGCAGCCGGCGAATCAGCGAGATGAGTCCAAACGCCTATTAGACCTTTATTATCAGCTACAATTTTAGCTTGTTCTTTACTGATCAGTCTCGGCATCATCATTTTAGACATAAACTCATTGCTTCCTAAACGACTATTTAATCCTGTATGAGAAACCAATATAGGTTTTGCAGCTACTTTCAAAGCTCCGTTTACCGTGTTAGTATCACAATGTGACAAATCAACCAAAATACCTAATCTT from Flavobacterium fluviale includes these protein-coding regions:
- a CDS encoding aldo/keto reductase; its protein translation is MEYRKLGSSELELSTITYGAFAIGGTMWGGNEKKDSIDSIHASIDHGVTTIDTAPFYGFGLSEEMIGEAIKSVDRSKVQLLTKFGLVWDGSNKGKGDFFFDADDNGKKVPIYKYSSKANVIKEVEESLKRLQTDYIDLLQIHWPDATTPISETMEAAESLIQQGKIRAFGVSNYNVAQIKEAQKTIQVSSNQVAYSMLNRKIEEELIPFTVAENIGIIAYSPMERGLLTGKYFTDGKLKENDHRNGYFNQFDLQKVKTLVEELTSLAHAKEASLSQLVLRWTSLQKGIAIVLAGARNAEQAISNAKTMNFDLSASELDFINQAIAKIK
- a CDS encoding NAD(P)H-dependent oxidoreductase, whose product is MKKIFIINGGQKFAHSGGQFNKTVQDWTVEFLSKNNNYEIKTTHIEDNIDLQEEVEKFVWADLIIYHTPVWWFQLPNLFKKYIDDVFTQGHNNGIYKSDGRSRVNPDINYGTGGLLHGRKYMLTTSWNAPKTAFTLPGEFFEETSVDDGVMFGFHKMNKFTGMERVNGFHFHDVEKGATPENIVIFKEDYTKHLEETFKNL
- a CDS encoding putative quinol monooxygenase, translating into MISITAILKSKPENLIQVQNMLTHLVTETRKEAACIRYDLHTSDNVFILWEEWRDQIGLDSHNAQTYLIDFISKTESLVASPIQVYKTAQIL